gagaaggaaactgtaGCTGGGGAGGTTAattgacttccccagggtcacacaacttaagaagcatctgagacaagattcaaactcaggttttcctgactccagggttggtcctctatccactatgctaccaaATAGCTGCCTCCTCCTTCACTACAAACTCAACTAAGGTGGTGCTGATAACCTAATCTATTATGCCTCCCAAGAGGAATCTCAGGGTCTTAGGGGTAACCCTGGTGTTGCAGCATACATGTCTACTTCTATACTTACAGATGTAATTTCTAGGTTCTCACTCCTGTGCCTCCCATTTACACGAATCAATAACAATGCCATCAGTAACTCTTCATCCTGAAACTTACTAAATGAGAAAGTAAACACAAGAATGTCATTATATATCATTTACTCCATCTAAGTTTAGATTGCAAAACGGTTTAGATATATCCAGAGTAAGCCACATGTAACATGTTACTtcaattttccaaaataaagCTTCTGGACAatgacagagagataaagagaaaaaccaaTGAAGGAATGAAGTTCTAATTCCTATGCATGCAGTAGAGGGTGAAAACCTTTTACAGAGAAGTTgcaaacaaagacaaagaaacaaagtGACACAAGACATTTAACGTATCCTGTACAATGTCTTCACTTTGCTGTCATCATCTGAACAAATTCTTCATAGTTTACTTGGCCATCACCATCCATATCAGCTTCCCTGATCATTTcatcaacttcttcatctgttaaCTTCTCTCCAAGGTTTGTCATCACATTGCGAAGTTCTGCTGCACTAATAAAACCATCACCATCCTTGTCGAACACACGGAATGCCTCTCGAATTTCTTCATCACTGTCtgtgtctttcatttttcttgccaTCATAGTCAGGAACTCTGAAAAGTCAATTGTGCCATTACCATCAGTATCGACTTCATTAATCATATCTTGTAATTCAGCTTCTGTGGGGTTCTGCCCAAGTGATCTCATTACAGTTCCCAGTTCCTTTGTTGTTATACTACCATCTCCATCCTTGTCAAAGAGTGCAAAGGCTTCTTTGAATTCTGCAATCTGTTCTTCGGTTAGTTGTTCAGCCATGCTGCTGGATCTCTGCTAGTAGCCAAATTCCCATGAGCCCATCTCCACCCTCAGTGGCTGCActaagactaacccaaaaccTTTTGCAATTGACCAGCTGAGTGCTAGATTATGACATCTTAGACAATgactttaggtttttttttatcttgtcagACCTGGGATTTTAAAAACACACAATTAAAACTGAAATCCTCACTGACAACTACTCAAACACAAGTTTATAGATATTGAGTTGGAAAGGGTCTAgaaataggggtggggaacctgtggccttctaagtcctcaagtgtggcc
The DNA window shown above is from Notamacropus eugenii isolate mMacEug1 chromosome 2, mMacEug1.pri_v2, whole genome shotgun sequence and carries:
- the LOC140524959 gene encoding calmodulin-1-like; protein product: MAEQLTEEQIAEFKEAFALFDKDGDGSITTKELGTVMRSLGQNPTEAELQDMINEVDTDGNGTIDFSEFLTMMARKMKDTDSDEEIREAFRVFDKDGDGFISAAELRNVMTNLGEKLTDEEVDEMIREADMDGDGQVNYEEFVQMMTAK